The following are encoded together in the Roseobacter denitrificans OCh 114 genome:
- the cimA gene encoding citramalate synthase yields the protein MTRERLYLYDTTLRDGQQTQGVQFSTEEKRTIAESLDALGVDYIEGGWPGANPTDSAFFDTAPKTRATMTAFGMTKRAGLSAENDDVLAAVLNAGTSAVCLVGKTHDFHVRAALGISLEDNLDNISKSVKHLRNMGREALFDAEHYFDGYRANPDYALQAVRAAYDAGARWVVLCDTNGGTMPEEVRRITTETIAAGIPGDYLGIHTHNDTENAVACSLAAVDAGARQIQGTLNGLGERCGNANLTTLIPILLLKEPYASTYETGITHTALKTLTRTSRMLDEILNRVPFRQAAFVGSSAFAHKAGLHASAILKDPSTYEHIDPATVGNTRIIPMSNQAGQSNLRERLQGAGLVVKKGDPALGLILDRIKEREALGYSYDTAQASFELLARDALGQMPAFFEVKRYRVTVERRKNKYDQMVSLSEAVVVVKVGGTKKLSVSESMDETGSDRGPVNALAKALSKDLGPYQAIIDDMRLVDFKVRITQGGTEAVTRVIIDSEDGEGRRWSTVGVSANIVDASFEALLDAIRWKLTRDWKAA from the coding sequence ATGACCCGTGAGCGCCTTTACCTCTATGACACCACCCTGCGCGACGGGCAGCAGACGCAGGGCGTGCAGTTCTCGACCGAGGAAAAACGCACCATCGCCGAAAGCCTCGACGCGCTGGGCGTGGATTATATCGAGGGCGGCTGGCCCGGTGCCAACCCCACCGACAGCGCGTTTTTCGACACCGCCCCCAAGACCCGCGCGACCATGACCGCCTTTGGCATGACCAAGCGCGCGGGCCTCTCGGCTGAAAACGACGACGTGCTCGCCGCCGTTTTGAACGCGGGCACATCCGCCGTCTGTCTGGTCGGCAAAACCCATGATTTCCACGTGCGCGCCGCCCTCGGGATCAGCCTTGAGGACAACCTCGACAATATCTCGAAATCCGTCAAACACCTTAGAAACATGGGTCGTGAGGCGCTGTTTGATGCCGAACACTACTTTGACGGCTACCGCGCCAACCCTGATTATGCGCTGCAGGCCGTGCGCGCGGCCTATGACGCTGGCGCGCGCTGGGTGGTGCTGTGTGACACCAATGGCGGGACGATGCCCGAAGAGGTGCGCCGCATCACGACCGAGACAATCGCGGCAGGCATTCCGGGGGATTACCTCGGCATTCACACCCATAACGACACCGAAAACGCCGTCGCCTGCAGTCTCGCCGCCGTGGATGCTGGCGCGCGGCAAATTCAGGGCACGCTGAACGGGCTGGGCGAACGCTGCGGCAACGCCAACCTGACCACGCTGATCCCGATCCTGCTGCTCAAGGAACCCTACGCCAGCACCTATGAAACGGGTATCACCCACACAGCCCTCAAGACGCTGACCCGCACCAGCCGGATGCTCGATGAAATCCTCAACCGCGTGCCGTTTCGGCAGGCCGCTTTCGTGGGTTCCTCGGCCTTTGCGCATAAGGCCGGGCTGCATGCTTCCGCCATCCTCAAGGACCCCTCCACCTACGAACATATCGACCCCGCAACCGTCGGAAATACAAGGATAATTCCGATGTCCAACCAAGCGGGGCAATCCAATCTGCGCGAACGGTTGCAAGGGGCCGGGCTAGTGGTGAAAAAGGGCGATCCGGCCTTGGGTCTGATCCTCGATCGCATCAAGGAACGTGAGGCTTTGGGCTATTCCTATGACACCGCGCAGGCCAGTTTCGAACTGCTGGCGCGCGACGCTCTGGGCCAGATGCCCGCCTTTTTCGAGGTCAAACGCTACCGGGTGACGGTCGAGCGGCGCAAGAACAAATACGACCAGATGGTCAGCCTCTCCGAGGCCGTCGTGGTCGTTAAAGTGGGGGGCACCAAAAAACTCTCCGTCTCTGAATCGATGGATGAAACGGGCAGCGATCGTGGCCCCGTCAACGCATTGGCCAAGGCGCTGTCCAAGGACCTTGGCCCGTATCAGGCGATCATTGATGACATGCGCCTCGTTGATTTCAAAGTCAGAATCACGCAGGGCGGCACCGAGGCTGTCACCCGCGTGATCATCGACAGCGAAGATGGCGAGGGGCGGCGTTGGTCCACGGTCGGTGTTTCGGCAAACATAGTGGATGCATCGTTCGAGGCCTTGCTGGATGCGATCCGCTGGAAACTGACGCGCGACTGGAAAGCCGCATGA
- the cysS gene encoding cysteine--tRNA ligase, with amino-acid sequence MTIKLYNTKTRRKEDFEPINKDDVRMYVCGPTVYDRAHLGNARPVIVFDVLYRLLRHTYGPDHVTYVRNFTDVDDKINARAAESGRSIAEITAETTQWFLDDMAAVGALEPSIKDRDHQRAMPRATQYIAQMVTMIEDLIAKGHAYAAEGHVLFAVESYSKYGALSGRSIDDMIAGARVEVAPYKRNPMDFVLWKPSDDATPGWAGPVVGGKSIGRGRPGWHIECSAMAHDLLGATFDIHGGGNDLMFPHHENEIAQSTCAGHNFANVWMHNEMLQVEGKKMSKSLGNFFTVRDLLDQGVPGEVIRFVMLSTHYRKPMDWTEKKREEAEETLWKWKKLTDGAESSRRPHLEIIAALKDDLNTPLAISILHRKFAEAKSDDDKNRFLSTLLLLGIGETWRDGVDVAVEEAFQTVSLIEALIESIEKARAQKDWATSDRTRDGLESAGVKVQISKDGVSWERGPSFDPAKLEALK; translated from the coding sequence ATGACGATCAAACTCTACAACACCAAGACCCGCCGCAAAGAGGACTTTGAGCCGATCAACAAGGACGACGTGCGCATGTATGTCTGCGGCCCCACGGTCTATGACCGCGCGCATCTGGGCAATGCGCGGCCCGTGATCGTCTTTGACGTGCTCTATCGGTTGCTGCGCCACACATATGGGCCGGATCACGTGACCTATGTGCGCAATTTCACGGATGTGGATGACAAGATCAACGCGCGCGCCGCCGAAAGCGGGCGTTCCATCGCCGAGATCACCGCCGAGACGACGCAGTGGTTTCTCGATGACATGGCGGCGGTCGGCGCGCTGGAACCCTCCATCAAGGACAGGGATCATCAACGCGCGATGCCCCGCGCCACGCAGTATATCGCGCAGATGGTCACGATGATCGAAGACCTGATCGCCAAGGGGCACGCCTATGCCGCCGAGGGTCATGTGCTCTTTGCGGTGGAGAGTTATTCGAAATATGGCGCGCTCTCGGGCCGGTCGATTGATGACATGATTGCCGGCGCGCGGGTCGAGGTCGCCCCCTACAAACGCAACCCCATGGATTTTGTGCTGTGGAAGCCCTCTGATGATGCGACACCGGGCTGGGCCGGGCCGGTCGTGGGAGGCAAAAGTATTGGCAGGGGCCGTCCCGGCTGGCACATCGAATGCTCCGCCATGGCGCATGATCTGCTGGGCGCAACGTTTGATATACACGGCGGCGGCAACGACCTGATGTTCCCCCATCACGAAAATGAAATCGCCCAAAGCACCTGCGCGGGCCATAATTTCGCCAACGTCTGGATGCACAACGAGATGCTGCAGGTCGAAGGCAAGAAGATGTCCAAGTCCTTGGGCAATTTCTTCACCGTCCGCGATCTGCTCGACCAAGGCGTGCCGGGAGAGGTGATCCGTTTCGTGATGCTCAGCACCCACTACCGCAAACCGATGGATTGGACCGAGAAGAAGCGGGAAGAGGCGGAGGAAACACTCTGGAAATGGAAGAAACTGACAGATGGGGCGGAAAGTTCGCGGCGTCCGCACTTGGAAATTATAGCGGCGCTGAAGGACGATTTGAACACCCCGTTGGCGATAAGCATTCTCCACAGAAAGTTTGCCGAAGCAAAATCAGACGACGACAAAAATAGGTTTCTCAGCACGCTGTTATTACTGGGTATCGGCGAAACGTGGCGTGACGGCGTTGATGTTGCCGTCGAGGAGGCCTTCCAAACCGTTTCACTCATCGAAGCACTCATCGAAAGCATAGAAAAGGCGCGCGCCCAAAAGGACTGGGCGACGTCGGATCGAACACGCGATGGGCTAGAATCTGCCGGTGTGAAGGTGCAGATATCAAAAGACGGTGTTTCTTGGGAAAGGGGCCCAAGTTTCGACCCAGCCAAACTGGAAGCCCTCAAATGA
- a CDS encoding pyridoxal phosphate-dependent aminotransferase, with protein sequence MQLSERIMGITGGGSDGWDVFLKARRMIAQGVAVTELTIGEHDIRTAAPVLQEMHRTALAGHTGYAAVPGTDALRDRVAARVHARTGVETHRENVLITPGGQAALFAAHTAVCDPGDMALYIDPYYATYPGTLRGAGAVPQAIGARAENAFQPRVEDIAPHAGKAQSLLINTPNNPTGVVYGRDTLQGIADLCIAEDMWLISDEVYDTQVWEGTHLSPRALPGMAGRTLVVGSMSKSHAMTGSRCGWIIGPEEAIAHLTNLATHTTYGVPGFIQDAACFALAQGDAFEEEVAAPFRRRRALAQQILAGQDVVGLVPAQGAMYLMLDMRATGMTGEAFANDLLDAHHIAVMPGESFGGCAPGHIRVAMTVADDVFAKALQTVLDHAVARCTARAAAQ encoded by the coding sequence ATGCAACTCTCCGAGCGGATCATGGGCATCACGGGCGGCGGCTCAGACGGCTGGGACGTATTCCTGAAGGCACGGCGGATGATCGCGCAAGGGGTCGCGGTCACGGAGCTGACCATTGGCGAGCATGACATCCGCACCGCAGCCCCCGTTCTGCAAGAGATGCACCGCACAGCGCTGGCGGGACATACCGGATATGCTGCCGTGCCCGGCACCGATGCGCTGCGCGATCGTGTTGCCGCGCGGGTGCACGCGCGCACCGGTGTTGAGACGCACCGCGAGAATGTGCTGATCACGCCCGGCGGTCAGGCGGCGCTGTTTGCGGCCCATACGGCGGTCTGTGATCCCGGGGATATGGCACTTTATATTGACCCCTATTATGCCACTTATCCGGGGACGCTGCGCGGTGCGGGGGCGGTGCCACAGGCCATCGGCGCGCGCGCGGAAAACGCCTTTCAGCCGCGCGTTGAGGATATCGCACCCCATGCGGGCAAGGCGCAGTCGCTGTTGATCAACACGCCCAATAATCCCACCGGTGTGGTCTATGGGCGTGACACATTGCAGGGGATCGCCGATCTGTGCATCGCAGAGGATATGTGGCTGATTTCGGATGAGGTTTATGACACGCAGGTCTGGGAAGGCACCCATCTGAGCCCGCGCGCCCTGCCCGGCATGGCCGGGCGGACCCTGGTGGTCGGGTCGATGTCGAAATCCCATGCGATGACCGGGTCGCGCTGCGGCTGGATCATCGGCCCCGAAGAGGCGATTGCGCATCTCACGAATCTGGCGACCCATACGACCTATGGTGTGCCGGGGTTCATTCAGGACGCCGCCTGCTTTGCGCTGGCGCAGGGCGATGCCTTTGAGGAAGAGGTTGCCGCCCCGTTCCGGCGGCGCCGCGCGCTGGCGCAGCAGATCCTTGCGGGGCAGGATGTCGTGGGCCTCGTCCCGGCGCAGGGGGCGATGTATCTGATGCTGGATATGCGCGCCACGGGGATGACCGGCGAGGCGTTTGCCAATGACCTGCTGGACGCCCATCATATCGCCGTCATGCCCGGAGAGAGCTTTGGCGGCTGCGCCCCGGGACATATCCGGGTCGCGATGACAGTGGCGGATGATGTCTTTGCCAAGGCGCTGCAAACGGTACTGGATCATGCGGTGGCGCGTTGCACCGCGCGGGCAGCGGCGCAGTAG
- a CDS encoding trimethylamine methyltransferase family protein gives MTQTTKTRAGGRSARRAARAAPLADHLRPIRPGMEGGRYAPLTPADVERIHDAALEALETIGLADAPASGVEVLSKAGAVQGADGRIRFPRALIEDVIAGANRSVTLCARDPAHDLDLTGTRVHYGTAGAAVHLVDAEGRNYRECGVQDLHDAARITDVLPNIHFLQRPMVCRDIADNLEMDLNTIYATCSGTTKHIGTSFSDPAHVAPAIEMLHMIAGDEAAWRARPFVLNSNCFVVPPMKFATESCQVMEECIKHGMPVLLLSAGMAGATAPSTIAGAIVQATAECLAGLAYVHAIKPGHPVVFGTWPFGLDLRSGAMTGGSGEQALLTAGCAQMHRFYNLPGGAAAGIADSKLPDMQAGWEQMCSNVMAGLAGLNMVYEAAGMHASLLGFCHESLILGDDLLGQAMRCVRGIEVTDETMALDQMRTVCMGGPGHYLGTEQTLGRMEADHVYPALGDRSSPKEWEEKGKPDLIAKARARKEEILAQRSAARFDPELDARIRARFTIHLPA, from the coding sequence ATGACACAGACAACAAAGACCCGTGCTGGTGGCCGCTCTGCCCGGCGTGCGGCACGCGCGGCACCGCTGGCCGATCACCTGCGCCCCATACGCCCCGGTATGGAGGGCGGGCGCTATGCGCCGCTGACCCCGGCGGACGTTGAGCGCATTCACGATGCCGCCCTTGAGGCGCTGGAAACCATCGGCCTTGCGGATGCCCCGGCGAGCGGGGTTGAGGTGCTGAGCAAGGCGGGCGCGGTTCAGGGCGCGGATGGGCGCATCCGCTTTCCCCGCGCGCTGATCGAAGACGTGATTGCCGGTGCGAACCGGAGCGTCACGCTGTGCGCGCGCGACCCGGCGCACGATCTGGATCTGACAGGCACGCGGGTGCATTACGGCACGGCCGGCGCAGCGGTGCATCTAGTGGATGCAGAGGGGCGGAATTACCGCGAATGCGGTGTGCAGGACCTGCATGACGCGGCACGGATCACGGATGTATTGCCCAATATCCATTTCCTGCAACGCCCCATGGTGTGCCGCGATATTGCCGACAACCTTGAGATGGACCTCAACACGATCTACGCCACCTGTTCGGGCACGACGAAACATATCGGCACGTCTTTCAGCGATCCGGCGCATGTGGCCCCGGCTATCGAAATGCTGCATATGATCGCCGGGGACGAGGCGGCATGGCGCGCGCGCCCCTTCGTGCTGAATTCGAACTGTTTTGTCGTCCCCCCGATGAAATTCGCGACCGAATCCTGCCAGGTGATGGAGGAATGCATCAAGCACGGCATGCCGGTCCTGCTGCTCTCTGCGGGGATGGCGGGGGCGACGGCCCCATCAACCATTGCGGGGGCGATCGTTCAGGCCACGGCGGAATGTCTGGCCGGTCTGGCCTATGTGCACGCGATCAAACCGGGTCATCCGGTGGTCTTTGGCACATGGCCTTTCGGGCTTGATCTGCGCAGTGGCGCGATGACGGGCGGGTCGGGGGAACAGGCCCTGCTGACGGCGGGCTGCGCGCAGATGCACAGGTTTTACAACCTGCCCGGCGGGGCCGCTGCGGGGATTGCGGACAGCAAACTGCCCGACATGCAGGCGGGCTGGGAGCAGATGTGCTCAAACGTGATGGCCGGGCTTGCGGGGTTGAACATGGTCTATGAGGCGGCGGGCATGCATGCCTCGCTGCTGGGGTTCTGTCACGAATCGCTGATCCTCGGGGATGATCTGCTGGGACAGGCCATGCGCTGCGTGCGCGGGATCGAGGTCACCGACGAAACCATGGCGCTGGATCAGATGCGCACGGTTTGCATGGGCGGTCCGGGGCACTATCTGGGCACTGAGCAGACGCTGGGCCGGATGGAGGCGGATCACGTCTACCCCGCCCTTGGCGATCGCAGTTCCCCCAAGGAGTGGGAGGAGAAGGGGAAACCGGACCTGATCGCCAAGGCGCGCGCGCGCAAGGAAGAGATTCTTGCCCAACGCTCGGCGGCACGGTTCGACCCGGAACTGGACGCCCGGATCAGGGCGCGCTTTACCATCCACCTGCCCGCCTGA
- a CDS encoding GNAT family N-acetyltransferase, whose amino-acid sequence MISQFVIRKARKEDETAVRHCAHHAYAQYVAAIGKKPAPMVADFASLITLGRVHVAIDAKDRFCGFIVFYEQDDCFFLENVAVHPDMAGKGAGKQLILFCERMAKHAGMTSVRLYTNAKMTANLSLYPHLGYRETERRHEDGFDRVFFEKPV is encoded by the coding sequence GTGATCAGCCAGTTTGTCATCAGGAAAGCGCGCAAAGAAGATGAAACCGCTGTCCGACACTGTGCGCACCACGCTTATGCACAATATGTGGCGGCCATCGGAAAGAAGCCTGCGCCGATGGTTGCGGATTTTGCCTCTTTGATCACGTTGGGCCGGGTGCATGTTGCGATAGATGCCAAAGACCGCTTTTGCGGTTTCATTGTCTTTTATGAACAGGACGACTGTTTCTTTCTGGAAAATGTGGCCGTGCACCCGGACATGGCCGGCAAGGGTGCCGGAAAACAATTGATCCTGTTTTGTGAGCGCATGGCAAAACACGCAGGTATGACATCCGTCAGGCTTTACACAAACGCGAAAATGACGGCGAACCTGTCGCTCTACCCCCATCTGGGATATCGCGAAACAGAACGCAGACATGAAGACGGATTCGATCGTGTCTTTTTTGAAAAGCCCGTGTGA
- a CDS encoding vitamin B12-dependent ribonucleotide reductase, whose translation MKIERKFTKAGQDAYADLDFITTVSEIRNPDGTVVFKLDNVEVPNSWSQVASDVIAQKYFRKAGVPTKTRKVKEKGVPEFLWRSVPAEGAEMIGETSSKQVFDRLAGAWTYWGWKGGYFSTEEDASAYFDEMRHMLASQRAAPNSPQWFNTGLHWAYGIDGPAQGHHYVDYKTGKLTRSKSSYEHPQPHACFIQSVSDDLVNEGGIMDLWVREARLFKYGSGTGTNFSSLRGEGEGLSGGGRSSGLMGFLKIGDRAAGAIKSGGTTRRAAKMVIVDADHPDIEDFINWKVVEEQKVASIVAGSKMHEQKLNLLFEAIKTWDGAEEDAYDPSKNAALKQAIREAKKVAIPETYVKRVLDYAKQGHTSIEFPTYDTDWDSEAYSSVSGQNSNNSIRVTNAFLKAVEEDADWDLINRVDGKVTKTIKARDLWEKVGHAAWACADPGIQYHDTVNDWHTCPADGEIRGSNPCSEYMFLDDTACNLASMNLLTFLKDGEFQIEDYMHAARLWTVTLEISVMMAQFPSKEIAQRSYDFRTLGLGYANIGGLLMNMGHSYDSAEGRAICGALTAIMTGVSYATSAEMAGELGPFPGYAKNADNMLRVIRNHRHAAYGKVGGYEDLSVNPVPLDYKSCPDARMIEVARGAWDQALELGQRHGYRNAQATVIAPTGTIGLVMDCDTTGIEPDFALVKFKKLAGGGYFKIINQSVPGALEKLGYGSAQIEEIVSYAVGHATIGNAPGINHTSLAGHGFGPNELAKIDAALASAFDIRFVFNQWTLGEEFCTQVLGIPAEKLNDPSFDLLRHLGYSKKDIEAANDHVCGTMTLEGAPFLKDEHLSIFDCANPCGKKGKRFLSVDSHIHMMAAAQSFISGAISKTINMPNDATIEDCQKAYELSWSLGVKANALYRDGSKLSQPLAASLVEDDEDAAETLESGTAHEKAQVLAEKVVEKIIVKEIVKSHREKMPQRRKGYTQKATVGGHKVYLRTGEYEDGKIGEIFIDMHKEGAGFRAMMNNFAIAVSVGLQYGVPLEEFVDAFTFTKFEPAGMVQGNETIKNATSILDYVFRELAVSYLDRTDLAHVQPAGHSFDDLGAGEKEGVGDVSELSETAASKSLEVLKQISSTGYLRNRMPQELVVLQGGQTSAIAYDNIAPLEGGGNVAVAMASTSVTSGTVEMDARTKAKMQGYEGEACGECGNYTLVRNGTCMKCNTCGGTSGCS comes from the coding sequence ATGAAAATTGAACGCAAATTCACCAAAGCCGGTCAGGACGCCTACGCCGACCTCGACTTTATCACCACCGTGTCGGAAATCCGCAACCCGGACGGCACTGTCGTGTTCAAGCTGGACAATGTCGAAGTGCCCAATTCATGGAGTCAGGTCGCCAGCGACGTCATCGCGCAGAAATATTTCCGCAAAGCCGGCGTGCCCACCAAGACCCGCAAGGTAAAAGAAAAGGGTGTCCCCGAATTCCTGTGGCGCTCCGTCCCGGCGGAAGGGGCAGAGATGATCGGCGAAACCTCCTCCAAACAGGTCTTTGACCGTCTGGCCGGTGCCTGGACCTACTGGGGCTGGAAGGGTGGCTATTTCTCAACCGAAGAAGACGCGAGCGCCTATTTCGACGAAATGCGCCACATGCTGGCCAGCCAGCGCGCCGCCCCCAACAGCCCGCAGTGGTTCAACACCGGTCTGCACTGGGCTTACGGCATTGACGGCCCGGCGCAGGGGCACCACTATGTGGATTACAAGACCGGCAAGCTGACGCGGTCGAAATCCTCCTACGAGCATCCGCAGCCGCACGCCTGCTTCATCCAGTCCGTCTCTGATGATCTGGTGAATGAGGGCGGCATCATGGACCTCTGGGTGCGTGAGGCGCGTCTGTTCAAATACGGCTCCGGCACGGGCACGAATTTCTCGTCCCTGCGCGGTGAGGGCGAGGGGCTTTCCGGTGGCGGCAGATCCTCGGGGCTCATGGGCTTTCTGAAAATCGGTGACCGCGCGGCCGGTGCGATCAAATCCGGCGGCACCACACGGCGTGCGGCCAAGATGGTGATCGTCGATGCGGACCACCCTGACATCGAGGATTTCATCAACTGGAAAGTGGTTGAAGAGCAGAAGGTGGCCAGCATCGTCGCAGGCTCCAAGATGCACGAACAGAAACTCAACCTGCTGTTTGAGGCGATCAAGACATGGGACGGCGCCGAGGAAGACGCCTACGACCCAAGCAAGAACGCTGCCCTCAAGCAGGCCATCCGCGAGGCCAAAAAGGTCGCGATCCCGGAAACCTACGTCAAACGCGTGCTCGATTACGCAAAACAGGGCCACACGTCGATCGAATTCCCGACCTATGACACCGACTGGGATTCGGAGGCCTATAGCTCCGTCTCCGGTCAGAACTCCAACAACTCCATTCGCGTCACCAACGCCTTCCTCAAGGCGGTCGAGGAAGACGCCGACTGGGACTTGATCAACCGCGTGGATGGCAAGGTCACCAAGACCATCAAGGCACGCGATCTGTGGGAAAAAGTCGGCCACGCGGCATGGGCCTGTGCCGATCCGGGCATCCAGTACCACGACACCGTCAACGACTGGCACACCTGCCCGGCGGATGGCGAAATTCGCGGCTCCAACCCGTGCTCGGAATATATGTTCCTTGATGATACGGCCTGTAACCTCGCGTCGATGAACCTGCTGACCTTCCTCAAGGACGGTGAGTTCCAGATCGAAGACTACATGCACGCCGCGCGGCTCTGGACCGTGACGCTGGAAATCTCGGTGATGATGGCGCAATTCCCCTCCAAGGAAATCGCACAGCGCTCCTATGACTTCCGCACGCTCGGTCTGGGCTATGCCAATATCGGCGGTTTGCTGATGAACATGGGTCACAGCTATGACAGCGCCGAGGGCCGGGCCATTTGCGGGGCGCTGACCGCGATCATGACCGGCGTGTCCTATGCGACCTCCGCCGAAATGGCGGGCGAGCTTGGACCTTTCCCGGGCTATGCGAAAAACGCCGACAACATGCTGCGGGTGATCCGCAATCACCGGCACGCGGCCTATGGCAAGGTCGGCGGTTACGAAGACCTGTCTGTCAACCCCGTGCCGCTGGATTACAAAAGCTGCCCGGATGCGCGGATGATCGAGGTCGCACGCGGGGCCTGGGATCAGGCGCTGGAACTGGGTCAACGGCACGGCTATCGCAACGCGCAGGCCACGGTGATTGCACCGACAGGCACCATCGGTCTGGTGATGGATTGCGATACCACCGGCATCGAGCCTGATTTCGCGCTGGTGAAATTCAAGAAACTCGCGGGCGGCGGATACTTCAAGATCATCAACCAATCCGTCCCCGGCGCGCTTGAAAAACTCGGCTACGGTTCAGCCCAGATCGAGGAAATCGTGTCCTATGCGGTCGGTCACGCCACCATCGGCAACGCACCCGGCATCAACCACACCTCGCTTGCGGGTCACGGGTTTGGTCCGAACGAGCTGGCCAAGATCGACGCGGCACTGGCCTCGGCCTTTGACATCCGCTTTGTCTTCAACCAGTGGACGCTGGGCGAGGAGTTCTGCACGCAGGTTCTGGGCATCCCGGCGGAAAAGCTGAATGATCCATCCTTTGATCTGCTTCGTCACCTCGGGTACTCGAAAAAGGACATCGAGGCGGCCAATGATCACGTCTGCGGCACCATGACCCTCGAAGGGGCGCCTTTCCTGAAGGACGAGCATCTGTCGATCTTCGACTGTGCCAACCCCTGCGGCAAGAAAGGCAAACGCTTCCTGTCGGTGGACAGCCACATCCACATGATGGCGGCGGCACAATCCTTCATCTCGGGTGCGATCTCCAAAACGATCAACATGCCCAATGATGCCACCATCGAGGACTGCCAGAAAGCCTACGAACTCAGCTGGTCGCTCGGGGTGAAAGCCAACGCGCTCTATCGTGACGGCTCGAAACTCAGCCAACCGCTGGCCGCATCGCTGGTCGAGGACGACGAGGACGCCGCCGAGACACTGGAAAGCGGCACGGCCCATGAAAAGGCGCAAGTGCTGGCGGAAAAGGTCGTCGAGAAGATCATCGTCAAGGAGATCGTCAAATCGCACCGGGAAAAGATGCCACAACGGCGCAAGGGCTATACCCAAAAGGCGACCGTAGGGGGCCACAAGGTCTATCTGCGCACCGGCGAGTACGAAGACGGCAAGATCGGCGAAATCTTCATCGACATGCACAAGGAAGGTGCGGGCTTCCGGGCGATGATGAACAACTTCGCCATCGCGGTGTCGGTCGGTCTGCAATATGGTGTCCCGCTGGAGGAATTCGTGGATGCCTTCACCTTCACCAAATTCGAACCCGCAGGCATGGTGCAGGGCAACGAGACGATCAAGAACGCAACCTCGATCCTTGATTATGTGTTCCGCGAGTTGGCCGTGTCCTATCTCGACCGCACGGACCTCGCACATGTCCAGCCGGCAGGTCACAGCTTTGACGATCTGGGCGCGGGCGAGAAGGAAGGCGTCGGCGATGTCTCTGAACTGAGCGAAACGGCGGCTTCCAAATCCCTCGAAGTGCTGAAACAAATCAGCTCCACCGGCTATCTGCGCAACCGCATGCCACAGGAACTGGTGGTGCTGCAGGGCGGTCAAACCTCGGCCATCGCCTATGACAACATCGCGCCCCTTGAAGGCGGCGGGAACGTCGCGGTGGCTATGGCCTCAACCTCCGTGACCTCCGGCACGGTCGAAATGGACGCGCGCACCAAGGCCAAGATGCAAGGCTACGAGGGCGAAGCCTGCGGCGAATGCGGCAACTACACCCTCGTGCGCAACGGCACCTGCATGAAATGCAACACCTGCGGCGGCACAAGCGGCTGTAGCTGA
- a CDS encoding DUF192 domain-containing protein: MKALLGVVLAVFAQGAVAQSCDENAVYLKGDWGQARFSVEIADDADERARGLMHRTEMASSAGMLFIYPHPQSLSFWMRNTLIELDMLFIDPQGVVQHIHHRAQPLDETPVFGGRDLTHVLEINGGLSEKLGIDTGTVLKHSSFSQAEAAWPC; encoded by the coding sequence ATGAAGGCGCTGCTGGGCGTCGTTCTTGCCGTCTTCGCGCAGGGAGCTGTTGCCCAAAGCTGTGATGAAAACGCGGTCTACCTCAAGGGCGATTGGGGGCAGGCGCGGTTTTCAGTGGAAATCGCCGATGACGCCGACGAACGCGCGCGCGGCCTGATGCATCGCACCGAAATGGCCAGCTCAGCCGGAATGCTCTTTATCTACCCGCACCCGCAATCGCTGTCGTTCTGGATGCGCAACACCCTGATCGAATTGGACATGTTGTTCATAGATCCCCAGGGGGTCGTGCAACACATCCATCACCGTGCCCAGCCGCTGGATGAAACCCCTGTTTTTGGCGGGCGCGATCTGACGCATGTGCTGGAAATCAACGGTGGCCTGTCGGAAAAACTCGGAATTGACACCGGAACGGTGCTCAAACACTCAAGTTTTTCACAAGCTGAGGCCGCTTGGCCCTGTTAA
- a CDS encoding cold-shock protein produces MNDTSENTDPVIGVVKWFDPVKGFGFVVADAGGPDILLHVNVLRNFGQSSVADGARVELEVQRTERGVQATQVLSLLPPESDDSVGLSDIAALDPKVVAEAPLEPARVKWFDKGKGFGFANVFGRRDDIFLHMEVLRRSGLSDLAPGEALALRVIEGKRGHMAAEVFAWEAALDPQDA; encoded by the coding sequence GTGAACGATACTTCTGAGAATACAGACCCAGTGATCGGGGTTGTAAAGTGGTTTGACCCTGTTAAGGGATTTGGTTTCGTGGTCGCGGATGCGGGCGGGCCTGATATACTGTTGCATGTCAACGTGTTGCGAAATTTTGGGCAAAGCTCGGTCGCAGACGGCGCGCGGGTCGAGCTGGAAGTGCAGCGCACGGAGCGGGGTGTTCAGGCAACGCAGGTCTTGTCATTGCTGCCCCCGGAAAGCGATGATTCCGTTGGCCTGTCAGACATTGCGGCACTGGACCCGAAGGTCGTCGCCGAGGCACCTCTGGAACCGGCGCGCGTGAAATGGTTCGACAAGGGCAAGGGATTTGGCTTTGCGAATGTGTTCGGGCGTCGGGACGACATTTTCCTGCATATGGAAGTGCTGCGCCGCTCGGGTCTGTCTGATCTGGCGCCGGGTGAGGCGCTGGCCTTGCGTGTGATCGAGGGAAAACGCGGCCATATGGCGGCGGAGGTCTTTGCATGGGAAGCCGCACTCGATCCTCAGGACGCATGA